The Kitasatospora setae KM-6054 genome contains a region encoding:
- a CDS encoding DUF5937 family protein yields the protein MTLRIDLAGTPPERIRFGVSPLAELTAMLHVLASPEHHPQLAGWAAGVWAGLRPELAERLREAEFLWRSSRADFLLPARPRATLAAELDDVDALDDERYARTALVTTCGSNRRTFAGGSPLHDPVSRASALDLAQARGPVQEAFTERLLDDPAAVRARVRETLELCAEAFFDAEWPALAARLGRDVRDKAELRRRQGLAAALAEVSAAVAVSPDGGSLVLDKLQDSTGRAGAAGVTFLPSVFGHPHLVVVHAPGWQPVVQYPAAGGEREPTVPLETVSLRLEALAHPVRLRLVRSLARASHTTGELAATWGLSAPEVSRHLAVLRRAGLLAADRRGRHVHHVLDLAATGPLGTDLLSAVLR from the coding sequence GTGACCCTGCGCATCGACCTCGCCGGGACGCCGCCGGAGCGGATCCGGTTCGGTGTCTCCCCGCTCGCCGAACTCACCGCGATGCTGCACGTGCTGGCCTCGCCGGAGCACCATCCGCAGCTGGCCGGCTGGGCGGCGGGGGTGTGGGCGGGGCTGCGCCCGGAGCTGGCCGAGCGGCTGCGCGAGGCGGAGTTCCTGTGGCGCTCCTCGCGGGCGGACTTCCTGCTGCCGGCCCGGCCGCGGGCCACCCTGGCGGCCGAGCTGGACGACGTGGACGCCCTGGACGACGAGCGGTACGCGCGCACGGCGCTGGTCACCACCTGCGGCTCCAACCGGCGGACCTTCGCCGGCGGCTCCCCGCTGCACGACCCGGTGTCCCGGGCCTCCGCGCTGGACCTGGCGCAGGCCCGGGGCCCGGTGCAGGAGGCGTTCACCGAGCGGCTGCTGGACGATCCGGCGGCGGTCCGGGCCCGGGTGCGGGAGACCCTGGAGCTGTGCGCGGAGGCGTTCTTCGACGCCGAGTGGCCGGCCCTGGCCGCCCGCCTGGGCCGGGACGTCCGGGACAAGGCCGAGCTGCGCCGCCGCCAGGGGCTGGCGGCGGCGCTGGCCGAGGTGTCGGCGGCGGTCGCCGTCTCCCCGGACGGCGGTTCGCTGGTCCTCGACAAGCTGCAGGACTCCACCGGGCGGGCCGGGGCGGCGGGCGTGACCTTCCTGCCGAGCGTGTTCGGCCACCCGCACCTGGTCGTGGTGCACGCCCCGGGCTGGCAGCCGGTGGTGCAGTACCCGGCGGCGGGCGGGGAGCGCGAGCCGACCGTCCCGCTGGAGACGGTGAGCCTGCGCCTGGAGGCGCTGGCCCACCCGGTGCGGCTGCGCCTGGTCCGCTCGCTGGCCCGGGCCTCGCACACCACCGGCGAACTCGCCGCCACCTGGGGGCTGAGCGCGCCGGAGGTCTCCCGCCACCTCGCGGTGCTGCGCCGGGCCGGGCTGCTCGCCGCGGACCGGCGCGGCCGGCACGTCCACCACGTCCTCGACCTGGCCGCGACCGGCCCCCTGGGCACCGACCTGCTGTCCGCCGTGCTGCGCTGA